A region of Pyxidicoccus parkwaysis DNA encodes the following proteins:
- a CDS encoding GlxA family transcriptional regulator, with protein sequence MAFTIIVLEGAFAAGVAATLDMLQAARTLGDRSLSFEVCSVDGGPVPLSSHVSIETSRLRTGARDDRTTWVIPGLGTTHAAAVRARLARPDALKLSKAIARHVSRGGRVAASCSAVFLLQQAGVLAQRRATTTWWLARLLAEMDGECTVDANAMVCADGPVITAGAAFAQTDLMLHLLRERCGARLVDLLARTLLLDGRQAQAKYVAPELLANGDALIGRITSEIEAHFPNPPSVARLASRLGMTERTLSRHVHRVTGRSTLALVHSVKLRRAQTLLQSTRMSVDDVAAEVGYQDAGALRRLLKKLGGGSPRALRSAS encoded by the coding sequence ATGGCCTTCACCATCATCGTCCTCGAGGGCGCCTTCGCGGCGGGCGTCGCGGCGACGCTCGACATGCTCCAGGCAGCACGCACGCTGGGGGACAGGTCCCTGAGCTTCGAGGTGTGCTCGGTCGACGGCGGCCCCGTGCCGCTCTCCTCACACGTGAGCATCGAGACGTCGCGCCTGCGCACCGGAGCCCGCGATGACAGGACGACCTGGGTCATCCCGGGGCTCGGCACCACGCACGCGGCCGCCGTGCGTGCACGGCTCGCTCGGCCGGATGCACTGAAGCTCTCGAAGGCGATTGCCCGTCACGTCTCGCGCGGAGGGCGCGTCGCCGCCTCGTGCTCGGCCGTCTTCCTCCTGCAACAGGCGGGCGTGTTGGCACAGCGGCGGGCCACCACCACCTGGTGGCTCGCGAGGCTGCTCGCCGAGATGGACGGTGAATGCACCGTCGATGCGAACGCGATGGTCTGCGCGGATGGGCCCGTCATCACGGCTGGAGCGGCCTTCGCGCAAACGGACCTCATGCTGCACCTGCTCCGGGAGCGCTGCGGAGCGCGTCTGGTGGACCTCCTCGCGCGAACCCTCTTGCTCGATGGCCGGCAGGCGCAGGCGAAGTACGTCGCGCCGGAACTCCTGGCGAACGGGGACGCGCTGATTGGGCGCATCACGTCGGAGATTGAAGCGCACTTCCCGAATCCTCCGAGTGTCGCCAGGCTCGCCTCGCGCCTCGGAATGACAGAGCGAACCTTGTCGCGACACGTGCATCGTGTGACGGGCCGGAGCACCCTGGCGCTCGTCCACAGCGTCAAGCTCCGCCGCGCACAGACGCTGCTCCAGTCGACGCGCATGAGCGTCGACGATGTCGCCGCGGAGGTGGGCTACCAGGACGCTGGCGCCCTTCGGCGTTTGTTGAAGAAGCTCGGCGGAGGCTCGCCTCGCGCGCTCCGCTCAGCGTCGTGA
- a CDS encoding WS/DGAT/MGAT family O-acyltransferase, whose product MAAHERMASVDALWFHMEEPANLMMITAVLWFEGRLDFEQLRTVVRERLVERYPRFRQRVVPGRLAVPHWEDVGEVDLDAHLSRLPVPAPGDRAALETLVGQWMSTPLERSRPLWQFHVLEGADGGDVLLCRLHHCLADGIALARVLLTLTDTEGAAEGVASELREPRHASSGGLARWVRGARVMAGAARTVLRKGAELAAEPILAGDLVRQGARGAAAMGKLLVMPPDPHTPLRGKLGTEKRAAWSDPVPLERVKAVGRTLGGTVNDVLLTAVTGALRRYLEVRDVLLEDVHALVPVNLRPLDEPVPRELGNRFGVVFLRLPVHVAEPQRRLRELARRMGQVKQSPEAVVTFGALEMLGYAPAAVERVMVDVFGSKATLVATNVPGPREAVSLAGTKLGGLTFWVPQAGHLGLGVSLFSYAGKVTVGVAADVGRMPDPHELIRAFHDEMDALAEASPVREE is encoded by the coding sequence ATGGCGGCGCACGAGCGGATGGCGAGCGTGGATGCGCTCTGGTTCCACATGGAGGAACCCGCCAACCTGATGATGATTACCGCCGTGCTCTGGTTCGAGGGCCGGTTGGACTTCGAGCAGCTCCGGACGGTGGTGCGCGAGCGACTGGTGGAGCGATACCCGCGCTTCCGTCAGCGCGTGGTGCCGGGGCGGCTGGCCGTGCCCCACTGGGAGGACGTGGGCGAGGTCGATTTGGACGCGCACCTGTCCCGGCTGCCGGTGCCCGCGCCCGGAGACCGCGCCGCGCTGGAGACGCTGGTGGGGCAGTGGATGAGCACGCCCCTGGAGCGCTCGCGGCCGCTGTGGCAGTTCCACGTGCTGGAGGGCGCGGACGGTGGAGACGTGCTGCTGTGCCGCTTGCACCACTGCCTCGCGGATGGCATCGCGCTGGCGCGGGTGCTGCTGACGCTCACGGACACGGAGGGCGCGGCGGAGGGTGTGGCCTCGGAGCTGCGCGAGCCGAGGCACGCTTCATCCGGTGGGCTGGCGCGATGGGTGCGTGGGGCGAGGGTGATGGCGGGCGCGGCGCGGACGGTGCTGCGCAAGGGGGCGGAGCTGGCGGCGGAGCCCATCCTCGCCGGGGATTTGGTGCGTCAGGGCGCGCGAGGCGCGGCGGCGATGGGGAAGTTGTTGGTGATGCCGCCGGACCCGCACACGCCGCTGCGAGGGAAGCTGGGGACGGAGAAGCGCGCGGCGTGGTCGGACCCGGTGCCGCTGGAGCGGGTGAAGGCGGTGGGCAGGACGCTCGGTGGCACGGTGAATGACGTGCTGCTGACGGCGGTGACGGGAGCGCTTCGGCGGTACCTGGAAGTGCGCGACGTGCTGCTGGAGGACGTGCACGCGCTGGTGCCCGTGAATCTGAGACCGCTGGATGAGCCGGTGCCTCGCGAGCTGGGCAATCGCTTCGGCGTGGTGTTCCTGCGGCTGCCCGTGCACGTCGCGGAGCCACAGCGGAGGTTGCGCGAGCTGGCTCGGCGGATGGGGCAGGTGAAGCAGTCGCCGGAGGCGGTGGTGACCTTCGGGGCGCTGGAGATGCTGGGCTACGCGCCCGCTGCGGTGGAGCGGGTGATGGTGGATGTCTTTGGCTCGAAGGCGACGCTGGTGGCCACCAACGTCCCGGGCCCGCGCGAGGCGGTGTCGCTGGCGGGCACGAAGCTGGGTGGGCTCACCTTCTGGGTGCCGCAGGCGGGACACCTGGGACTGGGCGTGAGTCTCTTCAGCTACGCGGGGAAGGTGACGGTGGGCGTGGCCGCGGACGTGGGAAGGATGCCGGACCCGCATGAGCTCATCCGCGCGTTCCATGACGAGATGGACGCGCTGGCGGAGGCGAGTCCTGTCCGAGAGGAGTGA
- a CDS encoding dienelactone hydrolase family protein: MRNLEEDDALEDFQHREVTLLGETRKVYTAGTGPAVIVMAEMPGISPRVARFARWVRDAGFTAWMPSLFGRDGAVPTAKEGRDIFQRACISKEFRALAANESSPITVWLRALASHAHAECGGPGVGAVGMCFTGGFALSMMLEKSVLAPVLSQPSLPFEDPGGIQIAPEELAQVRQRLEGEDLTVLAYRFEGDAFCRAERFAAYQRALGDRFQARVLPDNAAGPKSERPDDFFRFIPTPHSVLTVHLVDRQGERTAAARDEVLAFFRRRLLA; encoded by the coding sequence ATGCGCAATCTCGAAGAGGATGACGCGCTCGAGGATTTTCAGCACCGCGAAGTCACGCTGCTGGGAGAGACGCGGAAGGTCTACACGGCGGGCACGGGCCCAGCGGTCATCGTGATGGCCGAGATGCCGGGCATCAGCCCGCGCGTCGCGCGCTTCGCCCGCTGGGTGCGGGATGCCGGCTTCACCGCGTGGATGCCTAGCCTCTTCGGCCGCGACGGCGCCGTGCCCACCGCGAAGGAAGGGCGGGACATCTTCCAGCGCGCGTGCATCAGCAAGGAGTTCCGGGCGCTCGCCGCGAACGAGTCGAGCCCCATCACGGTGTGGCTGCGGGCGCTCGCCTCTCATGCGCACGCGGAATGCGGTGGCCCGGGCGTGGGCGCGGTGGGGATGTGCTTCACCGGCGGCTTCGCGCTGTCGATGATGCTGGAGAAGTCGGTGCTGGCTCCGGTGCTGTCACAGCCGTCGCTGCCATTCGAAGACCCCGGAGGGATTCAGATTGCTCCCGAGGAGCTGGCGCAGGTGCGGCAACGGTTGGAAGGGGAAGACCTCACCGTGCTCGCCTACCGTTTCGAGGGCGATGCCTTCTGCCGCGCGGAGCGCTTCGCCGCCTACCAGCGAGCGCTCGGCGACCGCTTCCAGGCGCGCGTGCTGCCGGACAACGCCGCCGGCCCGAAGTCCGAGCGTCCCGATGACTTCTTCCGCTTCATTCCGACGCCCCACAGCGTCCTGACGGTGCATCTCGTCGACAGGCAGGGCGAGCGCACCGCTGCCGCGAGAGACGAGGTGTTGGCGTTCTTCCGGCGCCGACTGTTGGCGTGA
- a CDS encoding FG-GAP-like repeat-containing protein, with product MLSGPLLTSGCAAEEQDPAPVEQERSVATDARELYVDTTSLWSSPRISVCWENPTAANATERAWTQSAAEGTWGSVSAVDFVGWGTCTSTSRGIRIQIADEGPHVKQLGSRLDGYVNGMVLNFTFANWGQSCQSQREYCIRAGAVHEFGHALGFAHEQNRPDRPSTCTEPAQGSNGNLMIGAWDLQSVMNYCNPNWNGNGQLSATDIAGVVQLYRDVPRTQQFGYDQSWRVELHPRIAADVNADHRADIIGFANDGVVVSLSTGTGFTPAQLWLANFGYNQNWRVELHPRTAADVNGDVGADIVGFANDGVVVSLSTGTGFAPPQLWLANFGYNQNWRVELHPRTLADVNGDGRADVVGFANDGVVVSLSTGTGFAPPQLWLANFGYNQTWRVELHPRTLADVNGDGRADVIGFGHAGVYVALSTGTSFGPAQLWLADFGYNQTWRVEFHERTAADVNGDGRADIVGFAHGGVYVALSTGTSFAPAQYWLTSYGYNTTSGSWRVEQHPRTLGDVDRNGRADVIGFGNAGVHVQPF from the coding sequence ATGCTGTCGGGCCCCCTCCTGACCTCGGGCTGTGCGGCCGAAGAGCAGGATCCGGCACCCGTCGAGCAGGAGCGCTCCGTCGCGACGGACGCACGGGAGCTCTACGTCGACACTACGTCGCTCTGGAGCTCTCCGCGTATCAGCGTCTGCTGGGAGAACCCGACGGCCGCCAATGCCACCGAGCGGGCCTGGACGCAGAGCGCCGCCGAGGGCACCTGGGGAAGCGTCTCTGCGGTCGACTTCGTGGGCTGGGGGACGTGTACCTCGACGTCACGAGGCATCCGTATCCAGATTGCTGACGAGGGCCCTCACGTGAAGCAGCTCGGCAGCCGGCTGGACGGCTACGTCAACGGCATGGTGCTCAACTTCACCTTCGCCAACTGGGGCCAGAGCTGTCAGTCCCAACGCGAGTACTGCATCCGGGCCGGCGCGGTACATGAGTTCGGCCATGCGCTCGGCTTCGCGCACGAGCAGAACCGCCCGGACCGCCCGTCCACCTGCACCGAACCCGCGCAGGGCTCCAACGGCAACCTCATGATTGGCGCCTGGGACCTGCAGTCGGTGATGAACTACTGCAACCCGAACTGGAATGGGAACGGGCAGCTCAGCGCGACCGACATCGCGGGCGTCGTGCAGCTCTATCGTGATGTGCCGAGGACCCAGCAGTTCGGCTACGACCAGAGCTGGCGCGTGGAGCTGCACCCGCGCATCGCCGCGGACGTCAATGCAGATCACCGCGCGGACATCATCGGCTTCGCCAATGATGGTGTGGTCGTCTCGCTGTCTACCGGCACTGGCTTCACCCCGGCCCAGCTCTGGCTGGCGAACTTCGGCTACAACCAAAACTGGCGCGTGGAGCTACACCCGCGCACCGCCGCGGACGTGAATGGGGATGTCGGCGCGGACATCGTCGGCTTCGCCAATGACGGGGTGGTCGTCTCGCTGTCCACCGGCACCGGCTTCGCCCCGCCGCAACTGTGGCTGGCGAACTTCGGCTACAACCAGAACTGGCGCGTGGAGCTGCACCCGCGCACCCTCGCGGACGTGAATGGCGACGGCCGCGCGGACGTCGTCGGCTTCGCCAATGACGGGGTGGTCGTCTCGCTGTCCACTGGCACCGGCTTCGCCCCGCCCCAACTGTGGCTGGCGAACTTCGGCTACAACCAGACCTGGCGCGTGGAGCTGCACCCGCGCACCCTCGCCGACGTGAATGGCGACGGCCGGGCGGACGTCATCGGCTTCGGCCATGCGGGCGTGTACGTCGCGCTCTCCACCGGCACCAGCTTCGGCCCGGCGCAGCTCTGGTTGGCGGACTTCGGCTACAACCAGACCTGGCGCGTGGAGTTCCACGAGCGCACCGCCGCGGACGTGAATGGAGATGGCCGGGCGGACATCGTCGGCTTCGCCCATGGGGGCGTGTACGTCGCGCTCTCCACCGGCACCAGCTTCGCCCCGGCCCAATACTGGCTGACGAGCTATGGCTACAACACCACCAGTGGAAGCTGGCGCGTGGAACAGCACCCGCGCACCCTGGGAGATGTCGACCGCAATGGCCGTGCCGATGTCATCGGCTTCGGCAACGCGGGTGTGCACGTGCAACCGTTCTGA
- a CDS encoding sensor histidine kinase: MTGVMGLSLVACVGLLALAGIALSRVGRSPLALPLSLLSITLATWNFSGFALERSGDTGWPLVGFAAGLMTVPSTLHFILSFVGQRRRFAWVMYGTYAVAGALGMAMLAGLGAPSFAERLLTLRFGLIITVLVGTPLAGGFALLVLHLRRAQHADERARAGLVLLGLTLLVALLLTELAAELGLQVPRLGNLGTLLGVPVMATVALRFGLFGQDAGAPRMALHAAVVAGVGVLAYLAVFRFFAGQAGTLVVCTTAVTFSLVAATRRGVTAFVTRSERMERLATLGRFSAQMAHDLKNPIAAMKGAAQYLKEEHARGQPWDGHGEFLDLLLEQVERLDRVVDTYQRLARVEPLPRPVDLGPLVEGVLSLQSFASPGQVSIVRELTPGLPPCSGDADLLANALENLVRNAFEAMPKGGTLTVRALRDGAGVALEVEDTGEGMDARTRERAFDDFYTTKASGSGLGLAFVRRVVEAHGGEVSLTSREGHGTVVRLRLPACIRHLSNGEGEAA; this comes from the coding sequence ATGACGGGTGTGATGGGGCTCAGCCTGGTGGCGTGCGTGGGGTTGCTCGCGCTGGCGGGAATCGCGCTCTCGCGCGTGGGGCGCAGCCCGCTGGCGCTGCCGCTGTCGCTGCTGTCCATCACCCTGGCCACGTGGAACTTCTCGGGCTTCGCGCTGGAGCGCTCGGGCGACACGGGCTGGCCGCTGGTGGGCTTCGCCGCGGGGCTGATGACGGTGCCCAGCACGCTGCACTTCATCCTGTCCTTCGTGGGCCAGCGCCGTCGCTTCGCGTGGGTCATGTACGGCACCTATGCCGTCGCCGGCGCGCTGGGCATGGCGATGCTCGCGGGGCTGGGAGCGCCTTCCTTCGCGGAGCGGCTGCTCACGCTGCGCTTCGGCCTCATCATCACGGTGCTGGTGGGGACGCCGCTGGCCGGAGGCTTCGCGCTGCTGGTGCTGCACCTGCGCCGCGCGCAACACGCGGACGAGCGGGCCCGCGCGGGCCTCGTGCTCCTGGGCCTGACGCTGCTGGTGGCGCTGCTGCTGACGGAGCTCGCTGCGGAGTTGGGGCTCCAGGTGCCTCGGCTGGGCAACCTGGGCACGCTGCTCGGAGTGCCGGTGATGGCCACGGTGGCGCTGCGCTTCGGGCTCTTCGGCCAGGACGCGGGCGCGCCGCGCATGGCGCTGCACGCGGCGGTGGTGGCGGGCGTGGGCGTGCTCGCCTACCTCGCGGTGTTCCGCTTCTTCGCCGGGCAGGCCGGCACGCTGGTGGTGTGCACCACGGCGGTGACATTCTCCCTCGTGGCCGCCACGCGCCGGGGCGTCACCGCCTTCGTCACGCGGAGCGAGCGCATGGAGCGCCTCGCCACGCTGGGCCGCTTCTCCGCGCAGATGGCGCATGACCTGAAGAACCCCATCGCCGCGATGAAGGGCGCCGCGCAGTACCTCAAGGAGGAGCACGCGCGAGGACAGCCGTGGGATGGACACGGCGAGTTCCTCGACCTGCTGCTGGAGCAGGTGGAGCGCCTGGACCGTGTGGTGGACACGTACCAGCGCCTCGCACGCGTGGAGCCGCTGCCGCGCCCGGTGGACCTGGGCCCGCTCGTGGAGGGCGTGCTGTCCCTCCAGTCCTTCGCGAGCCCGGGCCAGGTGTCCATCGTCCGCGAGCTGACGCCGGGCCTGCCTCCGTGCTCCGGGGACGCGGACCTCTTGGCCAACGCGCTGGAGAACCTGGTGCGCAACGCCTTCGAGGCGATGCCGAAGGGAGGCACCCTCACGGTGCGCGCGCTGCGCGACGGAGCGGGCGTGGCGCTGGAGGTGGAGGACACCGGCGAGGGCATGGACGCGCGCACCCGGGAGCGGGCCTTCGATGACTTCTACACCACCAAGGCCTCGGGCAGCGGGCTGGGGCTGGCCTTCGTGCGGCGCGTGGTGGAGGCACACGGTGGAGAGGTGTCCCTGACAAGCCGGGAGGGGCACGGTACGGTGGTCCGCCTGCGTCTGCCGGCGTGCATCAGGCACCTGTCGAACGGGGAAGGAGAGGCCGCGTGA
- a CDS encoding sigma-54-dependent transcriptional regulator, which yields MSEPLKGNVLLVDDDPAVAKVLGALLTQAGLTTHTARDGQEALSLLGRKPIDVVVSDVRMPGMDGMQLLGEVSRSWPDVPVILLTAHGTVPLAVEAMKAGAADFVLKPFDREEILFTIRKALLRANDDTTRAPLRAPSPFIGRSKAMADVQAMLAKAATGTATVLLRGESGTGKELAAKAVHDGSPRRAGPFVKLHCAALPDTLLESELFGYEKGAFTGAATRKPGRVELAHGGTLFLDEVGDIPLSMQVKLLRVIQERELERLGGTQPVKVDVRFVAATHQPLEELVKTGRFREDLFYRLNVVPVELPPLRARPEDIEPLAKHFLDAHAKANGRPPFTLTPEGLAVLQAQPWPGNVRQLQNFLERLVVLSDGQVLTGEEVTRELARQPGLSPAPTVAAPVVPSGGTSAPAPADSGLTLESQRKGMEKQALVDALKRAGDNRTLAARLLGISRRTLYNKLEEHGLL from the coding sequence GTGAGCGAGCCATTGAAGGGGAACGTACTGCTGGTGGATGACGACCCGGCGGTGGCCAAGGTGCTGGGCGCGCTGCTGACGCAGGCGGGGCTGACGACGCACACGGCCCGGGACGGCCAGGAGGCGCTCTCGCTGCTGGGGCGCAAGCCCATCGACGTGGTGGTGAGCGACGTGCGCATGCCGGGCATGGACGGCATGCAGTTGTTGGGCGAGGTGTCGCGAAGCTGGCCGGACGTGCCCGTCATCCTGCTCACCGCGCATGGCACGGTGCCGCTGGCGGTGGAGGCGATGAAGGCGGGCGCGGCGGACTTCGTGCTCAAGCCGTTCGACCGCGAGGAGATTCTCTTCACCATCCGCAAGGCGCTGCTGCGCGCGAATGACGACACCACGCGAGCGCCGCTCCGCGCGCCGAGCCCCTTCATCGGCCGCAGCAAGGCCATGGCGGACGTGCAGGCGATGCTCGCGAAGGCGGCCACGGGCACGGCCACGGTGCTGCTGCGAGGCGAGTCCGGCACGGGCAAGGAGCTGGCTGCGAAGGCCGTGCACGACGGCAGCCCGCGACGCGCGGGCCCGTTCGTGAAGCTGCACTGCGCGGCGCTGCCGGACACGCTGCTGGAGAGCGAGCTGTTCGGCTACGAGAAGGGTGCCTTCACCGGAGCGGCCACTCGCAAGCCCGGCCGCGTGGAGCTGGCGCACGGAGGCACGCTGTTCCTGGACGAGGTGGGCGACATCCCCCTCTCCATGCAGGTGAAGCTGCTGCGGGTGATTCAGGAGCGCGAGCTGGAGCGGCTGGGCGGCACGCAGCCGGTGAAGGTGGACGTGCGCTTCGTCGCGGCCACGCACCAGCCGTTGGAGGAGCTGGTGAAGACGGGCCGCTTCCGCGAGGACCTCTTCTACCGGCTCAACGTGGTGCCGGTGGAGCTGCCTCCGCTGCGCGCGCGGCCCGAGGACATCGAGCCGCTGGCGAAGCACTTCCTGGACGCGCACGCGAAGGCCAACGGCCGGCCGCCCTTCACGCTCACGCCCGAGGGACTGGCGGTGCTCCAGGCGCAGCCGTGGCCGGGCAACGTGCGCCAGCTCCAGAACTTCCTGGAGCGGCTGGTGGTGCTCTCCGACGGGCAGGTGCTCACGGGAGAGGAAGTGACGCGCGAGCTGGCGCGCCAGCCGGGCCTGTCCCCTGCTCCCACCGTGGCTGCGCCGGTCGTGCCCTCTGGAGGTACGAGTGCACCCGCGCCCGCGGACTCAGGACTGACGTTGGAGTCCCAGCGCAAGGGCATGGAGAAGCAGGCGCTGGTGGATGCGCTGAAGCGCGCGGGCGACAACCGCACGCTGGCGGCGCGGCTGCTCGGCATCAGCCGGCGCACGCTCTACAACAAGCTGGAGGAGCACGGGTTGCTCTGA
- a CDS encoding phosphodiesterase, producing MLLAQISDLHIGASGSEIERSSGSSGFLERAVRHLCHLEPRPDVVLCTGDLVHDGHPEEYARLAALLKPLPMPWFVIPGNHDDREHLRAAFGHLGYLPASGFLHYVVDRGPLRLIGLDTHVPGKPGGLLCTERLAWLDARLAEAPRKPTLVFMHHPPFRTGIHQMDAMGLEGADGLATVIGRHPQVERVLCGHLHRPIVKRFAGTVASTCPSTMLQVELDLGVPGRLSVLPEPPACQLHLWSEEAGLVSHLSYIDDFRRKA from the coding sequence ATGCTCCTCGCGCAGATTTCCGACCTCCACATCGGCGCTTCCGGTTCGGAAATAGAACGCAGCTCCGGCAGCTCCGGGTTCCTGGAGCGCGCCGTGCGGCACCTGTGTCACCTGGAGCCGCGCCCGGACGTGGTGCTGTGCACCGGGGACCTCGTCCATGACGGACATCCCGAGGAGTACGCGCGGCTCGCGGCGCTGCTGAAGCCGCTGCCCATGCCGTGGTTCGTCATCCCCGGCAACCACGACGACCGCGAGCACCTGCGAGCCGCCTTCGGGCACCTCGGCTACCTGCCCGCGAGCGGCTTCCTGCACTACGTGGTGGACCGGGGCCCGCTGCGGCTCATCGGCCTGGACACGCACGTGCCGGGCAAGCCGGGCGGACTGCTGTGCACGGAGCGGCTGGCGTGGCTCGACGCGCGGCTCGCCGAGGCGCCCCGGAAGCCGACGCTGGTGTTCATGCACCACCCGCCGTTCCGCACGGGCATCCACCAGATGGACGCGATGGGGCTGGAGGGCGCGGACGGACTGGCCACGGTGATTGGCCGTCACCCGCAGGTGGAGCGCGTCCTGTGTGGCCACCTGCACCGGCCCATCGTGAAGCGCTTCGCGGGCACGGTGGCCAGCACGTGTCCGAGCACCATGCTCCAGGTAGAGCTCGACCTGGGAGTCCCCGGCCGGCTCTCCGTGCTCCCCGAGCCGCCTGCCTGTCAGCTCCACCTGTGGAGCGAGGAGGCCGGGCTCGTCTCGCACCTGAGCTACATCGACGACTTCCGGCGCAAGGCATGA